GGAAAACAGTTGGCTTTGCTGCAAACAAATTCAGCTGTTAGAACCTGTGGATTTGACTTTGGTGGCAATATCATCATGTTTTCGACAGACAAGCAGATGGGTTACCAGTGTTTTGTCAGCTTCTTTGACCTAAGGGACCCATCTCAAATTGGTAAGTAAATTGTGGTTGAATGCCACAGTAGTGAGAGCATTTGCAAGACGTATGCACCGTTTGTGGTAGTAAAccatatgtaccgtatttttcggactataagacgcactttttttcccccaaatttcggaggaaaatgagggtgcgtcttatagtctgaatgtgggtttgcagcatggccgcactactgccaccgctggttttcttcagcggcagtagtgcggcaatccgcaggccccggcagctaagacactccccggcatctgctgtaatagaccggcggatgccggggagtgtcttagctgccggggcctgcagattgccgcgctactgccaccgctggttttcttcagcggcagaagtgtgacaatactgcaggccccggcagctaagacagtccccggcatccgccggtctattacagcagatgccggggactgtcttagctgccggggcctgcagattgccgcgctactgccgctgaagaaaaccagcggtggcagtagcgcggccatgctgcaaacccactcctccaccgcaggtcccgacagtcagttagccccgaggccgcaggagccgacctgttccgatgacagccgggagcctaatgaaggctcccaggcttgtcatagatatatattactatcgtggctggtctatgaccctccgcaatagtaatgtatagaatctcccatagacggcaatacacttgtattgccgtctatgggacttgcaatcaaatgattgcaggttcaagccccctaggcgggggatattaaaatagtaataaaaaaaaaaacacttaaaaaaaaatataataaaaaataaaataaataaaagttcacctcctttccctagaatacatataaaagtataacattactgtgaaacatatacattaggtatccctgtgtctgaaaatgcccggtctacacctggccccacaaaaaaaaatgccctatacatatatataatttttgcgCCATAGGAGCGAACACTGTCACCATACGTTTAGACAAGATTTGATGACAGATTTGTCTtagatatacattatatataaactATGACTACAAACATTTAGATTTTACTGGCAAGTTATTTATTTTCTTCCAATTTTGCAGAGGACAACGAACCTTATATGAAGATTAACTGCAGTGAGTCAAAGATAACCAGTGCTGTATGGGGACCTCTAGGGGAGAACATCATTGCAGGGCATGAAAATGGAGAGCTGAACCAGTATAGTGCAAAGGTGAGCAACAAGTAATTTTCACCCACCAAATGTGTaccctttttatatatttttatttccccCTAACAGCTTGCACAATATATTTTGCATTTTATACAGAAATTAGCAGATATTTTTTTCCCCGCTCTGAGCTTAAATAatgtaagaagaaaaaaaaaaaaaagtataaatatgaatttttttgTAAACTTCTAACCCTTTGTTTTCTTTAGTCTGGAGAGATTGTTAACAGCATCAaggagcactcaaaacagatcaatGATATTCAGACCTCTAGAGATATGACTATGTTTATCACTGCGTCCAAAGATTGCAGTGCCAAGGTAAGAGTACACTAAAAGTAGTTTCACCCTTGGAGGATTGTCAGTAGATATTAGATTCTGACAACTGTGCTTGTATGAAAtcctggaaagaaaaaaaaaatcgcctttttggcagaaaatgtagtCTTAGGATTTAACTCCTGTCTGAGCAGCAGTGTTTTTACAATCATTTAGTTGTATTCATAccatatttaacccctttccaacatccgccgtactattatggcaaatgccgggtgtttaaatatggagGCCGCCATAgtcaccgggtgtctactgttttatatggtagacacccagcactaatgcccacTATTGCTGCCCGCACagattttcccagcggcgcatttTCTTGGGTCCGGGATCGTGTTGCTGTGACGAcggggagccttgtgaagactccctggcctgtcattcactggcttctattgcaggctactctatgtagcctgcaaaagaaacccTGGTATttcacaatgcattgcaataaaataaaaagttttggggattggaaggtggggggggggggggggggtttaacaaGTATGTTATCAAAGCGCGATCAGCTGTATGCCTATAGTACTATATAAATACTGTTTACGGTCATTGTTAGAAACTTTATACTTGGGTTCTTAAATAAGCACTCCAGTAAACAATTTTTGTGACCCTCAGTTTAGCCTATGTGTTCGTGTATTGTAAGGGGATGTTGACTCTACTGTTATTACATTCTGTTGctatcatctgtcataggatgagagcaacagatatTAGCAGTAGTAGATTGACGAGCACATACTGACTTCCCCTTTGTTTGAGTCAATTTCCGTTGGCTATAGTGCAAAAACCATAGTGGACATGTACAGTTTCCTCTATCATGTTATTTtacctttgtaatggaagaaaaatcaCAAAAGTAAGAGTCATGgcaataaggtttttttttttttttgttttgcttttcttCCCAGATTTTAACATGGGGGGTGAATGCAGACAAACTTCACTCTGAGTAGGCTCTGTCTGCATTTGTCATGTAATGTTTCTTGCATAATGGTAGTGTAACCTAACTTTACAGATAAACTTACTGAAggactttattgtgaagttatatgtTCCCCTCCAGAGTACTGGCTTCCTCTCTCCTTTTTGCATACAAGCTGATATGATTTTGCTTGAAAACTGAGCCCAAAATTGGTGCATTTCAGGCACATAATAGAGTATCTAATCTCTAGAAAACTGCTTGCTGCTTTCTAAGATAGTGGACACTCGGGCTGGGCATCTAATCAAAACCAAACGTTAACTCAACTAATCTGTGCAAACTTGCTTGCATCtattattttgcatccatgccTTCCTGTCTCTTACTGTCATTGGCTAAAGAATATGTAACTATAACTGTACACCATCAGATTTGCAGATGCATGAATAAcggaaaccaaaattcagtggcataGTGTGGCTTGTAAGAAGGGACATGTCCTAAAATAATCATTAATTGTAGTTGAGATAAAATGCTTAATTAATCTCCCAGCTCCTAGTGGGCAGATCAGTTCAGGCACCTTATTCTAATAAATTTCTATAATTCATATAagtaaactggcatgagttataccagAGTAGATATCAATTCAGACACTTGAGAATacaagcctcttaataattcaagtGCATCTCGCTCCAGCAGAGGAAatgattaagactggcatataaaaTGTCAATGTTAATAAATTTTCCTTACAGCGTGCCAGACTATTAGTACAGGTCTATTAGAGGCTCAGTCTTAGTCTAATAgactgcattaaaggggctctatcagcaaaattatgccgtatgagccccacgcTTATTCTAACAGCTTCCCCAGTTTTTAAATACCCTACAAACAAttattaaaatcatacttacccgtgcacagtgggcggttcgtgaactggtggacgtcatcttgcAGTCACGCCTTCCTGTCCTCACTCTTCCACGCATTGATCTTCTTTACTTCTGGAATGAAGAAGTTcacgagtgtactgcgcatgcgcagtacgttcgcgtagttctaaggggaacttagaactacGACAAAAATGGCACTGGAGCGTGCGCAGTTGCGCTCCGGAGGGATTGATACTGCGCAcgtgcaggatttgaacacaacccgccagaagaaatcaagatcaaggcgtggaagaagaGCCCAGAAGgatgtcactggaagaagaaagaagaggcaaGATGACGTCCActagtgcacgaaccgcccaccgtgcacgggtaagtatgattttaataaTCGTTTTTAGAGTAGTATTTAAAAACGAGGgagcttttaaaggctattcaggcatatgtggggctcatacggcataattttgctgatagagcccctttaatagtgtgCATTGCAGGAGCCTAGAGATCAGTACACATTACTTTACAGCAAAGCTGTTAACAAGTTTAATAGTAATGGGAATACACTATATGTAGGCTCTTTCTCAAATGAAGAGGGATTTAACAAcactacccctttaaatatagaaaATTGAACATGGAGGATTTTGGTTTTTCTTCAACCTGCTATCTGTCGTTGGTTTTATTCTCTTTTGTTGTAACTGCACTATACATGCAAAAGTGTTTATTAGCATTAAAAGTTAATCTGTATTTTCTTTGCAGATCTTTGACTGCACAACTCTAGAACATCAGAAATCATTTCGAACAGAGAGACCTGTAAACTCTGCAGCACTATCTCCAATATATGACCATGTAAGTAAGAATAAACTATTCTAAAGAGACCTGTCATTACCCCTGACATGACTGGTTTAGTTACTCCTGGAGCATTCGTTCTTAAGACTATTGTTGTGCACTTCCTGTGCTCAGTGTTTATGAAGAAATTCTGAATTTGGCAAAAGGGTGTATTTCTACACAATTTGATAATGGCAGCACAAACTGCATAGTGTAACTTTATAAGGAGGCAACCTCATGTTGTAACGCTAGCTTTtaatttatagatttgtaggggAAATAACAGGGATAGCACACAGCAGAGTTATAAGGAATGACTGTCTAGAAGTTTTATATtatggagaataaaaaaaaaatcatgacaaAAAAGTTGAAATCTCAATGCAATTCTCTGTTTTAAGAATTGTACATTTCCTAATATACATTGAAACTGCAATTGTTTTTTTATACAACTCATTTGACGTAGACCCAGAGTTAAACTGAAGAAACACGTGACATTTCAGATTTGTTTGAGTTATTTGCCCTCATCTCTGATCGCTTCCTATTGGCATCGGAGCTGTCTTGCCCCAGTAGATGTCCTAATTAAGAGTTCCGTCCTGCTAATATTAACTTTTTACATGAACTGTTACAGGTTGTTTTGGGAGGAGGGCAAGAAGCTATGGATGTGACCACGACATCAACCAGGATTGGTAAATTTGAAGCAAGGTAAGGAAGATTGCCATCGTGACAACAGTCTTATTAAGAGGATAGTAACTTTGTAGGGTTATCAGGCAATAACTGTTTGCTTCTTTTAGATTTTTCCATGTTGCTGTTGAGGAGGAATTTGGGAGAGTAAAGGGCCATTTTGGCCCAATCAACAGTTTAGCATTCCACCCCGATGGCAAAAGGTAAATGCAGTTTCATGTGATCTTTGATGGAATCACTTGGTAACATGATTGTGATAAATTTTCTTTCCATCTTTCTACAGTTACAGCAGTGGCGGAGAGGATGGATATGTCAGAATACATTACTTTGACCAGCAGTATTTTGAATTTGAGTTTGAATCTTGAGGTTATGTTCTCCTTCTGGCTGTTCAGACTATTCTTGAATCTAGGAATCCTTACCCACCAAAATATAATTTGATAACTGCAAAATATATTCTTTTCATTtgaatgtattaaaggggtttacatTTTTGTAAAACAGTGGTATATAGTATGAGATGCTCATTCTGTGTAACTTAATACCTGTTAAAATATTGCCAGGGGAAGAACCATTTACTCAGCAATTTATGTGAGCAGATTCATCCTTTTAGCACATAGCTCAACTGTAGCTATATGCAGAAGcttaacttgaagcttctgggccccaatgcaaaatttgtaatcggGTCCTCAATTGCCAttggccatttataatactggtaacCTCTcgtgttgtagagaggccttgtAAAACTTAGGccccagggcctggtagcaattgCTGCTTCTGCTTACCCTATGGCCACGCCCCTCGCCATATGCACAATGCTTTAAGATGAGCTATGGTTCACCAGGATGGTAAAATTTTAGATGGGACTTACATTTCCTAGTGTGAGCATGTTTTATGTAACTCTGTTTTACGTGTGTAAAAattctagaaaaaaaacaataaaaaatgtttgcattgCGCTCATTGATGACTTGGAGAGTTCCTTAGCTAATATTGTCATAGTATGAAAAAGCTGCTGAAAATGGTGGCCGTTATTACATGATGTTGTATAAAATGGGATAACAATGTTGCCAGACTTTTCCTTATATAGCTTTGAGTCTATCTACTCTCAGGCATATTTAACtgtgaccaccatgttacagagcacattacagtggtaAACAGTATACCtttgttatctatctatcaatgtcACTTTTCTAGATTTTGAGAGAAACAACTTTTAAGTCTTGTGCAAATGAGACAGTTGATTGACTGAGGAAAGACCTTCAGTTCCAGGAGCGCTGCTCTTGCTGCTTGTTTAGGTTAGGTGATATAGCAGTGAGAGGATCAAGGTAAGAGCAGAGCTTCAAAGAGCTGAAAGCCTATCCAGTGCATCATCTGCCTAAGAGTTGAAAGTTTTTCTTACAATCCAGagaagtgacatatataacaaagatatactgataacaCCATAATATGCTCTGTAAGATGATGTTGCCTGTTTAATGTGCTTGGCAAAAGTGACGAATCCCTTTTAAAGCTTAGTCATGGGATTCCATTCTGTTCATTTCCCTTAGTTTAAATGGTAAACTATGCTAAATCAGCTGTAAAGATTTGACCATAATCCATTTGCTTCAGAGGTGCTCACAGATGTGAGAAGGCTTTGTCAGCAAGTCATTTGTGAAGGCACCTAGGTGGCTACCAAACTTTCCGTAAACA
This sequence is a window from Leptodactylus fuscus isolate aLepFus1 chromosome 2, aLepFus1.hap2, whole genome shotgun sequence. Protein-coding genes within it:
- the EIF3I gene encoding eukaryotic translation initiation factor 3 subunit I, giving the protein MRPILLQGHERSITQIKYNRDGDLLFTVAKDPVVNVWYSVNGERLGTYNGHTGAVWCVDVDWDTRHVLSGSADNSCRLWDCETGKQLALLQTNSAVRTCGFDFGGNIIMFSTDKQMGYQCFVSFFDLRDPSQIEDNEPYMKINCSESKITSAVWGPLGENIIAGHENGELNQYSAKSGEIVNSIKEHSKQINDIQTSRDMTMFITASKDCSAKIFDCTTLEHQKSFRTERPVNSAALSPIYDHVVLGGGQEAMDVTTTSTRIGKFEARFFHVAVEEEFGRVKGHFGPINSLAFHPDGKSYSSGGEDGYVRIHYFDQQYFEFEFES